The genome window cctgcagATTAACTTCCCCCTCGGCCAAAACAAGCGAACCGATTTGTTTCAATCGTTTGTTGCTGAAAAATCCCCAGTGAAAAAacagctctgtgtctctctccagccATGAATTAAAATGTCTCAGGGCGAAAGGGCATTGAAGCTAAGCTATGTTTTCTTAAACCTCGAGTGAGTGCTATCGGTTTTCTCTTTCATAAATACACCTTTGAAATAGTTGTTTCAGAAAGTTCTCTCTGTCATATCAGTTGTATAGCTGTGCTCAAGGTAGAAGCTACAGTATACGGTCTTGCTTGGGAATGCTTGTGCAGCGACTCTCCATCATCAAGGTGGGACCATTCACGATCTGTTCCACTGTAGCCCTGTTTTACTACCTGACCAGGCCTATTTCCTATTCACTGCCTCTCTCTACCCACCTGATCTCAACTCCCCAGagcccccacctctcctctaccccatccctctctcccagcgGTAGCTGGGCTCTCAGATGGAAGCAATCATGCTACTGCTGCCACAGTCAGGGACTGATGGAGGGAAAGTACATCTGCTtccagagaaaggaggaggagggagggagagcggaaaACAATAAAACTTATCCACCCTCCCTGGAACGAGAGACAGAGgcaaagggagagaaacagagagacagagaaagaccgAGAgacaaagatggagagagagagtgaggagagagtgaAGCATGAAACACATGAGAATATCATTGCCAATAGACTGCCTATAGGTACTTATCACAGTGGGAGGCCATTCCTTCTCTTGCTAGAACAAATGCGGTATCTGCTGCGTGCCGACCCGGTAGCGACGAACCTAACGAAATGCTTGTCAGTGGCCAAcgactttgagccaatcagagatcACGAACCCGCACGTGGGTCAGCCAAcagaacatttttttaaaaatagGGCATTTTCTCCATACATCCAGTCACACTTCATATGCAATGTGGGCTAtgggatggtagctagctaagtgcacAGACGCAATGCACACAATACTAGATGCTTCCTCCAAGCTAGCTTACCACTGTAGCTTGTATTGACATTATAATTAAATTAGCtagtttccatgaaacagctgcCTGTGTTAGCTGCCAAGTTAGTGCAGtgtccttagctagctagctatgttgtgcTAGCTAAAAATATgcaaacgttagctagttagcaaaaCATGTGGCTATGGACTGGCAGTATGGGATTATGGAGAGTGAATTAATTTGTTTCTTCATCTTCTTGCTAGGCTGTTATCTAGATGTGGCCATCTGGCTAGTATCAAGAAGGGCTTTCTACAAAATAGTAACATTAGCGCAGATAGCTTAGAAACTAGACCATAAGCAATATGCACAGATATGCATTGCCAAAcaacgctactgccaccttctggtttggagtattttaaATAGGCTGAGTGGCCGACGACTTCcaaggtctttgctgtgtgaacacaAACTAAATTGACTGCCAACACTCTGTTCAGAAGTTCTAAGTACTGTCGTCAGGCAAACGTTTGGCAATCCTACCGGTGTGTCTGAGCTTTAAGAGCTAAGGAGGGGCACCAACCGTCACAGTGTGCAGAGAATTACCCAGGAACCAAAATCGATGTCATCCTAACTGCATGTTTCCTCAAGACATGGACCACTTCTATTAAGAACTGAGCCAATCCAGTGCCCGTGTTCAATTTAGGGTGGAACAGTGCTTCTCAAAGGACTGCATTGTCTCAGTCAGGACATAACAAATGATTAGACACGCATGGAAAATGTACGACTTGTTTACATCATTAGCACCTCTGAAGCATTTATCCACAGTCTTTATAAATGATAGCCTGGTGTAGGTTTACTGAAGGCGCACCCTGTATTCATTTCAACCATAGAACGTGTGAAAGTAATAATGAAAAATGAGAGGCGATGTACCAGGAAGAGGGAAAACAGAAGTGCTTCACTTCCTGACACGTGTCCCAGCCGGGTGTCATATGAATTCATCTTTTAGAGGATGATAAACAGGGCTGCGAGAACTTTTCCATCCATCATTCTTTGGAGGGTTGGATGTGGTGACTGAAGCGTTGAATGCTTCCGCATCTGGGTgtttttccgtgtgtgtgtgtgtgtgtgtgtgtgttggatggaGTCCATTCATATTATTGCTCCACAGTGATGAGCAAATTGATGCAGACAGCAGATCAACTCATCtgactctctcccacacacacaccccagtcagTCCCACCCTATGGCAATTACACCAGCATGCACTTTactcacacacccacagacagacagacggacaacaGCTCTCTGATGCCTTAGGAATGACCTGACTAGTCATAGCCAGTGGTCAGAACACAATTGAAGGAATGTTGCTATGTTCATGAAAATAGACCTTATTCATGTGTCGGCCACTGTGTGAATGAGGTCTGTTAACCCAacagctttcctctgacactgtaaCTCAAGCTAAGACACAGCAGCACCATTATAGTCTGGTCCAGAGGGACGTCCAGAGGGACGTCGTGAAGACGTGAAGAGGGACGTCCCTTCTCGGTTTCCTGATCCCCATGTCTTGTTATTGGAAGTAAAGTACAGTAATTAGTGTTGGCCCAGAGCATTCCACCCATCCTCTACAGAGCCAGCTGGAATGCTGTAAGACTCCCCGGCTGACTGCActggctgaatgactgactgactgactgactgagacacTAGTTGactgggttaggttaggttaggttagttcTCTGTCTTCCTGGTTTCAGTGTTGTGTAATCAGGTCTTATTATTCCGTTTTTTCCCCTCCATAATTGAAAACAAAATGGAGACAGCAGTTGGATCCATACGCACACTAAATCCCTGACCTGACAAATAATACCCAATGATACATAGGCCTACTGTGCATAAACTCAGAAATACACTGAAGTCAAATGCAATTCTACAAATATGTTGAGACCTTTAGAATAACTTACAGTAATTCCAAAAGTGAAGCAAGAGCTCCCATGATGGATCTGCCGTTTATTACTTAAACATTTGCTTTAAATCTTTTCTTGAGTAAGACTTTAGCAGGACCCTCAGGCCCAGTTGTATCCACAGATGGTACTAATAAAGTTATGCCCCGGTGTGTTTTCTTTTTCTCTAGTTTATTTATTACAAAACTTCATGAGAACGGTTTTGTACGTTGTGCACTTCCTGTCCTCATGCTTGGGAGTTGGCCTCTTGTTTGGCATAGAGTGTGTGTACGCCCATGtgcacgtatgtgtgtgtgctcgtgcacgtatgtgtgtgtgcatacgtgcgtTGTGTTCAGTATCATGAACTGAGCAGCAATTGGCTCCCATCAGACAcagtacatttttatttggctCTCTCTCCCGTTGCATCATGGGATAGGTCTCAGCAGACACAGCCCTCCAAGCTTGAACATCTCTTCTCATAAAACTCCTGAAACACATGACTATGGCTTCCCTCCCTGTTTAACGACCATCGTCATGATGGCTGTTTTTTGCAAATCGTTCCTCACAGTTCAGCCCGGATATAAAGACTCTCTTTATCAGGTTTTTATGATGCCAAAAGGAGGGGAAAAAGGGAAGGGAGTGCAAATTCCACagggtgtctcctctctctctctctctctctctctctcctcagaggcTCAGCCAACCACCGCACCCTCCTAATGTTCTTGTGAGTAACgcgttatctgtgtgtgtgggtagggaaATCAACACTGTGCTGGACCTAGGCTAGACCTGTAGCGTTCGACCATGGAGCTCACAGTTCCTCTGGGGTACCATGTACTGTAATGCAGCCCCAGTATGACCCTGCAAGTTACATACAGTATCCATACCCTCTGCAGACCACAATGCCCTTCTCTGTGTGGAACTGTGGCACTCTGTGCGATGTGGGAGGGATGCATGTCATTGTGAGTGGGCCGTGTCCATTAGCTAAACGTGTCTGTTTATCTCTTTGTCTCACAGCGGAGAGGGTGACATCACTGGGGAAGGACTGGCACAGGCCCTGTCTGAAGTGTGAGAAGTGCAGCAAGACGCTGTCAGCCGGATCACACGCAGAGGtcagacgacacacacacacacacacacaagcaagctcatgcacacacctcacacataccTCACATGCCACTCACACTGAATTATTAGCTGACAAATATTTCAATGAAAATAATGATATtggaataaaaaatatatatatgtttgttcGCTAATCACAGATCATATTTCTCATAGAGTACCATTAAAGAGATTCCCCGGTACCTTTCTATTTTtttgccagtagttctgaaagtagcgctcacgagccaaaagtggtctcTGAAAAATGGGTACTATGTCACATATGTGGCAATATCTGCACCACGTCATTGCCCTCTCGCTTGTTCTACTGTGTGTGTATCTTGCTAACTGTCACTCAAAttgcgaggggctgaagctcattggctagaactcaaattgctaggggTCTGGCCCACATGGGGGGAAAATGGAGGaaaaacagtcgctttcaaactaggaatttgattatgcatgtatgaactacacattcaGCCTAAAACGGGAGGTTTGAAAAGTATTAGTAGTCattccggagcatgtctttaagccCACATTCTGGCCCATAAATCTTTCATAAGAATTCATAAGAATTCTTGACCTATCACACAGATTGTGTAGAAAGTGTGGATACAATCAAATGCTGGTATTTTTAAATCAGCCTGGTACTAATACCCTCTATCTCTTTCTCGATGTAGCACGATGGCAAGCCTTATTGTAACAACCCCTGCTACTCTGCACTATTCGGGCCTAAAGGTGAGTTCTTCTTCATTACTATTGTAATGGCCCTTGGTGCAAGGTGCCTTAACAATCTATCTCAGTAAGGATACCCCAATTGAGAGATATCATAATTATATTAACATAACCCATATTACCTAgggtgtttctatgttttgggctCAAAGTACATGTAACAAGATAGCAGTTGATAAGTTGAACTCAGTGACATTGGAGCCACACATATGTACGTAGCCTGATAAAGCGCTTACATCCTGTATGGAAAGTCCAGGATCATTGTCCTCCTTACATGAACCTGTGACTGAATGAGCTCATTGTAACCTTTACAATACCCACCTCAGTGAGGTTCAGGCTTCCACAAATAACATTGTGGTCATCGTGCTAAAAATCTTATCAGTTTCTCTCGTTGGATATGAATAACCTACGAACTATCTGCTCAAACACGCTCTTTCACTTTAAAAAGTAGGATAGCTTCTCATCGCATAATGGTCCCCCTCAGTTCTTTCAGCTGTGCATTGACTGAGATATCCTGAATGAGATAAATAGTTGGAATTGTCAGTCGGAATAGGACCAGCGCCAGTCATAGCCAAGGTCATATCGCCTGGTCTTGTTGGTTCCACGTGGTGGCTCTAGAAGGGCTGCTGTGGAATGGGGTCAGAGACCACTGGAGTTTCCATTGTTGTGGTTCCGCTGCTCCCATTTCCTCCTGAAACTTAATCCCAAAATGTTTGGctgacatacagtatacagtctcCTGAccaaattctctctctcactctcactctctcacaggtTTTGGACGCGGAGGAGCTGAAAGCCACACATTCACCAAGTAGAGCCACTCAGGTACAGGCCAGTGTACTCATTCCAAAGATAGACCAACCACATTGATATCACTCCCattcaaatacatttacatttacatttaagtcatttagcagacgctcttatccagagcgacttacaaattggtgcattcaccttatgatatccagtggaacaaccactttacaatagtgcatctaaatcttttaagggggggggttagaaggattactttatcctatcctaggtattccttaaagaggtggggtttcaggtgtctccggaaggtggtgactgactccgctgtcctggcgtcgtgagggagcttgttccaccattggggtgccagagcagcgaacagttttgactgggctgagcgggaactgtgcttcctcagaggtaggggggccagcaggccagaggtggatgaacgcagtgcccttgtttggatgtagggcctgatcagagcctgaaggtatggaggtgccgttcccttcacagctccgtaggcaatcaccatggtcttgtagcggatgcgagcttcaactggaagccagtggagaaagcggaggagcggggtgacgtgagagaacttgggaaggttgaacaccagacgggctgcggcgttctggatgagttgtaggggtttaatggcacaggcagggagcccagccaacagcgagttgcagtaatccagacgggagatgacaagtgcctggattaggacctgcgccgcttcctgtgtgaggcagggtcgtactctgcgaatgttgtagagcatgaacctacaggatcgggtcaccgccttgatgttagtggagaatgacagggtgttgtccaggatcacgccaaggttcttagcactctgggaggaggacacaagggagttgtcaaccgtgatggcgagatcatggaacgggcagtccttccccgggaggaagagcagctccgtcttgccgaggtttagcttgagctggtgatctgtcatccacactgatatgtctgacagagatgcgattcgccgcctggttatcagaagggggaaaggagaagattaattgtgtgtcgtctgcatagcaatgataggagagaccatgtgaagatatgacagagccaagtgacttggtgtatagcgagaataggagagggcctagaacagagccctgggggacaccagtggtgagagcgcatggtgcggagacagattctcgccacgccatctggtaggagcgacctgtcaggtaggacgcaatccaagcgtgggccgcgccggagatgcccaactcggagagggtggagaggaggatctgatggttcacagtatcaaaggcagcagataggtctagaaggatgagagcagaggagagagagttagctttagcagtgcggagagcctccgtgacacagagaagagcagtctcagttgaatgcccagtcttgaaacctgactgattaggatcaagaaggtcattctgagagagatagcaggagagctggccaaggacggcacgttcaagagttttggagagaaaagaaagaagggatactggtctgtagttgttgacatcggagggatcgagtgtaggtttttttcagaaggggtgcaactctcgctctcttgaagacggaagggacgtagccagcggtcaaggatgagttgatgagcgaggtgaggaaggggagaaggtctccggtaatggtctggagaagagaggaggggatagggtcaagtgggcaggttgttgggcggccggccgtcacaagacgcgagatttcatctggagagagaggggagaaagaggtcaaagcacagggtagggcagtgtgagcaggaccagcggtgtcgtttggacgatcgtcaaccttcttttcaaaatggttgacgaagtcatccgcagagaggggggggaggattcaggagggaggagaaggtagcaaagagcttcctagggttagaggcagatgcttggaatttagagtggtagaaagtggctttagcagcagagacagaagaggagaatgtagagaggagggagtgaaagggtgccaggtccgcaggggaggcgagttttcctccatttccgctcggctgcccggagccctgttctgtgagctcgtagtgagtcgtcgagccacggagcaggaggggaggaccgagccggcctggaggataggggacagagaaaatcaaaggatgcagaaagggaggagaggagggttgaggaggcagaatcaggagataggttggagaaggtttgagcagagggaagagatgataggatggaagaggagagagtagcgggagagagagagcgaaggttgggacggcgcaataccatccgagtaggggcagagtgagaagtgttggatgagagcaagagggaaaaggatacaaggtagtggtcggagatttggaggggagttgcaatgagattagtggaagaacagcatctagtaaagatgaggtcaagcgtattgcctgccttgtgagtagggggggaaggtgagagggtgaggtcaaaagaggagaggagtggaaagaaggaggcagagaggaatgagtcaaaggtagacgtggggagattaaagtcacccagaactgtgagaggtgagccatcctcaggaaaggaacttatcaaggcgtcaagctcattgatgaactctccaagggaacctggtgggcgataaatgataaggatgttaagcttgaaagggctggtaactgtgacagcatggaattcaaatgaggagatagacagatgggtcaggggagaaagagagaatgtccacttgggagagatgaggattccagtgccaccaccccgctgggtcgatgctctaggggtatgcgagaacatgtgggcagacgaagagagagcagtagcagtgttatctgtggtaatccatgtttccgtcagcgccaggaagtctagggactggagggtagcataggctgagatgaactcagccttgttggctgcagaccggcagttccagaggctgccggagacctggaactccacgtgagtcgtgcgcgctgggaccaccaggttagagtggcagcggccacgcggtgtgaagcgtttgtatggcctgtgcagagaggagagaacagggatagacagacacatagttgacaagctacagaagtgttgtttcttgtattattgtctcttgtgtctttagagaactgtttcactttgatgtcctgattttctctttcttttcttctgttaactagatattctttgttgttcttcgttagctagctagcttcttccaaaagagtccctagcaactgcttagcaactggtaaacaattcagctagctaagataactacaattttatgaaaaatagttatttttcaaaagcctatcttctttgtttgttgcttgttttagAATAGACCTTAATATAGAAGCAAAACAAATACATGGAGACAATACATTCACCTTCACCACCAACCTTAGCCTTACAAATGCTACAAACATTAGAGATtgttgttttatttaataaaaatacaaacataacattttctcCTTTCTTCGCAGGTTCACCCACCACACCAAGAAGAAGGCAACTCTGCGTTCTACAACGTCCTCCATACCATACTAAACCAAAATAAACAACCAAAGAAGTTCCTTTTCGGGACCACCATTTTGTGTTATTTTCTGTCTTTGTGTTATCTAGAGGAGTCAGCCTTAATACACAGCAGAGATGTTCTCATTTCCCACTAGTGGATCGGAGGGGTATACaatcacctctctgttcctttacTTGTTCTTAAATTCTGATTAAACACtctttttttcaaaatgttttactCTCCTATTCATTCATTTCTCGTGGCCTTGTACT of Salmo salar chromosome ssa01, Ssal_v3.1, whole genome shotgun sequence contains these proteins:
- the crip1 gene encoding cysteine-rich protein 1, which produces MPKCPKCTKEVYFAERVTSLGKDWHRPCLKCEKCSKTLSAGSHAEHDGKPYCNNPCYSALFGPKGFGRGGAESHTFTK